In the genome of Haloarcula sp. CBA1129, one region contains:
- the selD gene encoding selenide, water dikinase SelD: protein MGRNAETDGDDEVTRLTEYTELHGCSCKVGQSDLDSLLADAGLTSDSDALLFGVGEDAAARRLSDDLALVSTVDFFTPIVDDPYDFGRVAACNAASDAFATGAVENVDCLVVLGLPRELTDSAAQILSGMADTLDTIDGVIAGGHTIMSPWPFAGGAISATARPDALLTSRGASPGDRLYLTKPLGTQPAMGASRVTDEQFIGTVTDATDRPLDSIASEAIAWMTTPNRDAALACREHATAATDITGFGLAGQSRVVAARSNVGIELTHLPVIAGTPALSTLFGYGLTEGESAETSGGLFVAVPPTATDAVESAFDDVGVFYRDVGRVTAGRGVTLADPTIEEVRR, encoded by the coding sequence GTGGGTCGTAACGCGGAGACTGACGGTGATGACGAGGTGACTCGGTTGACAGAGTATACGGAACTCCACGGCTGTTCCTGCAAGGTCGGGCAAAGTGACCTCGACTCGCTGCTGGCCGATGCCGGCCTCACCAGTGACAGCGACGCGCTGCTGTTCGGCGTCGGCGAGGACGCCGCTGCGCGGCGACTGAGTGACGACCTCGCGCTGGTCTCGACGGTAGATTTCTTCACGCCCATCGTCGACGATCCGTACGACTTCGGCCGTGTAGCCGCCTGTAACGCTGCCAGTGATGCCTTCGCTACAGGTGCCGTCGAGAACGTCGACTGTCTGGTCGTCCTCGGACTTCCACGAGAACTGACCGACAGCGCGGCCCAGATTCTCTCTGGCATGGCTGACACGCTGGACACAATAGATGGCGTCATCGCCGGCGGCCACACGATTATGAGTCCGTGGCCGTTCGCCGGCGGCGCTATTTCGGCGACGGCGCGTCCCGACGCCCTGCTCACATCGCGGGGAGCCAGCCCCGGCGACCGCCTCTATCTGACCAAACCGCTCGGGACACAGCCGGCTATGGGTGCGTCCCGCGTGACCGACGAGCAGTTCATCGGCACAGTTACCGACGCCACTGACCGCCCACTCGACAGCATTGCTTCAGAGGCCATCGCGTGGATGACGACGCCGAACCGGGACGCGGCACTCGCATGCCGCGAACACGCGACTGCAGCGACCGACATTACCGGCTTCGGCCTCGCGGGGCAGAGCCGCGTGGTGGCTGCCCGCTCGAACGTCGGTATCGAACTCACACACCTCCCGGTCATCGCGGGAACACCCGCCCTCTCGACGCTTTTCGGATACGGGCTAACCGAGGGAGAGAGCGCGGAGACCAGCGGCGGACTGTTCGTTGCTGTCCCGCCGACTGCGACCGACGCCGTTGAATCAGCGTTCGACGATGTCGGCGTGTTCTACCGCGACGTGGGGCGTGTCACTGCCGGGCGCGGCGTCACGCTCGCAGACCCAACCATCGAAGAAGTTCGTCGCTAA
- the yqeB gene encoding selenium-dependent molybdenum cofactor biosynthesis protein YqeB has protein sequence MSLFERLDELAARGEPAALLTIVRKDGSAPRDVGDKMVVTADEEYGTIGGGTVEHLAVQDARSVLSEADKPGVRTYELERGGNTGMVCGGEMDVFIDRVRGQAQLYIAGGGHIGVELAPLAERLGYAVTVVDDREAYADPGQFPNDTDVIHGDYGEALGGLPMGRETAVVVATRSGTFDREAVAAALDGEAGYVGLVASETKADHVLGSLAEAGYSRRELSRVRTPVGLDLGGSGPAAVALSVLSEVSMDRHDATGERATRLNLDDLVVVRGGGDLGSGVVYRLQQAGFPVIVAEVEQPTVVRRAVAFGAALYEDEVTVEGVPGRAAADIDEALGLLADDVVPVIVDPDAAVASELDATVLVDAIMAKGKFDTGTRRSDADIVVGMGPGFEAGEDVDAVIETDRGHELGRVFYEGTASQYDGEPGKRRGYTHERVLRAPADGDWTPTVGIGDSVTAGDVVGTVGDRPVETEIGGLVRGLVHGGLRVEDGAKLGDVDPRGESVDPTKISDKALCLGGGVLEAVLRLR, from the coding sequence ATGAGCCTGTTCGAGCGGCTCGACGAACTGGCCGCGCGGGGAGAGCCGGCAGCGCTCCTGACCATCGTCCGCAAGGACGGCAGCGCACCGCGGGACGTGGGGGACAAGATGGTCGTCACTGCCGACGAGGAGTACGGGACCATCGGGGGCGGCACGGTTGAACACCTTGCTGTCCAAGACGCACGGTCAGTCCTCTCGGAAGCCGACAAGCCCGGCGTCCGGACGTACGAACTCGAACGTGGCGGCAACACGGGCATGGTCTGTGGCGGCGAGATGGACGTGTTCATCGACCGGGTTCGTGGACAGGCACAGCTCTACATCGCCGGCGGCGGCCACATCGGCGTCGAACTGGCCCCGCTGGCGGAGCGGCTCGGCTATGCCGTCACCGTGGTCGACGACCGTGAAGCGTACGCCGACCCGGGGCAGTTCCCCAACGATACCGACGTGATTCACGGCGACTACGGGGAAGCGCTCGGCGGCCTGCCGATGGGGCGCGAGACGGCCGTGGTCGTCGCGACGCGGAGCGGGACGTTCGATCGAGAGGCTGTCGCCGCGGCGCTGGACGGCGAGGCTGGCTACGTCGGCCTTGTTGCAAGCGAGACGAAAGCCGACCACGTCCTCGGCTCACTTGCCGAGGCGGGGTACAGCCGTCGAGAGCTGAGCCGGGTTCGAACCCCAGTGGGACTTGACCTCGGCGGGAGCGGGCCAGCCGCCGTCGCGCTCTCGGTTCTTTCCGAGGTCTCCATGGACCGCCACGACGCGACCGGCGAACGGGCCACGCGCCTGAACCTCGACGACCTCGTCGTCGTCCGTGGTGGCGGCGACCTCGGGAGCGGCGTTGTCTACCGGCTCCAGCAGGCCGGCTTCCCGGTCATCGTCGCCGAAGTCGAACAGCCGACTGTCGTCCGGCGGGCGGTCGCCTTCGGCGCGGCGCTTTACGAGGACGAGGTGACGGTCGAAGGAGTTCCCGGCCGGGCGGCAGCGGATATCGACGAGGCGCTCGGACTGCTCGCTGACGACGTAGTCCCGGTGATCGTTGACCCCGACGCGGCTGTCGCCAGCGAACTTGACGCCACAGTTCTCGTCGATGCTATCATGGCAAAAGGGAAGTTCGATACCGGCACACGACGGTCTGATGCCGACATCGTTGTCGGGATGGGACCCGGTTTCGAGGCTGGCGAGGATGTGGACGCGGTCATCGAGACGGACCGTGGGCACGAACTCGGCCGCGTGTTCTACGAGGGGACGGCGAGCCAATACGACGGCGAGCCCGGCAAACGGCGGGGCTACACCCACGAGCGAGTGCTCCGCGCCCCGGCCGACGGTGACTGGACCCCCACGGTCGGTATCGGCGACAGTGTCACAGCCGGTGACGTGGTCGGGACCGTAGGCGACCGGCCGGTCGAAACCGAGATCGGCGGTCTCGTCCGCGGCCTCGTCCATGGGGGCCTCAGGGTCGAGGATGGTGCCAAACTCGGCGATGTGGACCCCCGGGGCGAGTCCGTCGATCCGACGAAGATCTCGGACAAGGCGCTTTGCCTCGGCGGTGGTGTGCTGGAGGCAGTGCTTCGGCTGCGGTAG
- a CDS encoding nucleotidyltransferase family protein, producing the protein MSGQHRPKVGGVILAAGRSSRYEAGNKLLATIDGTAVVRRVAESASEASLSDIVAVLGYEDVAVAEALDGLSLSLRRNDDYTAGQSTSVRHGVDYAQEYGWDAALFLLGDMPFVRAATIEELIQAYRTGTATIVVPKHEGARGNPVLFDGCHFDALASVSGDRGGRDIIETTEKTAFIEVEDPGIHWDIDTNADFTDFRDRRDGL; encoded by the coding sequence ATGAGTGGTCAACACCGGCCCAAAGTCGGGGGCGTCATCCTCGCCGCTGGACGGAGTTCACGGTACGAGGCGGGTAACAAACTACTGGCAACCATCGATGGGACGGCGGTCGTCCGACGGGTAGCCGAAAGCGCCAGCGAGGCATCCCTGTCGGACATTGTCGCTGTCCTCGGATACGAAGACGTGGCCGTCGCCGAGGCGCTGGATGGTCTCTCGCTTTCGCTTCGTCGTAACGACGATTACACAGCCGGCCAGAGTACGTCAGTTCGACACGGGGTCGACTACGCACAGGAATACGGCTGGGACGCCGCTTTATTCTTGCTTGGCGATATGCCGTTCGTACGGGCTGCTACTATCGAGGAGCTTATCCAAGCGTACCGGACAGGAACAGCAACCATCGTGGTTCCCAAACACGAGGGGGCCCGGGGCAACCCCGTGCTGTTCGACGGCTGCCACTTCGATGCGCTCGCCTCGGTCTCCGGTGACCGCGGCGGTCGAGATATCATCGAAACCACTGAAAAGACAGCGTTCATCGAGGTGGAGGACCCCGGAATCCACTGGGATATCGACACCAATGCGGACTTCACCGATTTCAGGGACCGCCGAGATGGCCTGTGA
- the phnE gene encoding phosphonate ABC transporter, permease protein PhnE, with protein sequence MSEEYSGPDATRHPDTGLSKHQLTTLLGGCCILIAAAWVAEVDLMALFAAGAREQMAAFIAEGVPPETSRDYLLGRGLRDGLLWAVVETLAISVVGTTLAVTFAVPLGLTSAATVTHRGPLYRNASAGRIAAGRGLYHTSRTVLSFLRSVPGIVWGFLFVTAIGLGPFAGVLALAVHNAGVLGKLYADFLEDTDPMTTEAVAGSGATRLQAVCHGMVPQVTPTIASYTLYRWECTIRSAAILGFVGAGGIGYYLVITIQRLQYGKLSTAILAVFALVVTSDWLGSRLRTRLG encoded by the coding sequence ATGTCTGAGGAATATAGCGGCCCGGACGCGACCCGGCACCCTGATACGGGGCTGTCGAAACACCAGCTCACGACACTGCTGGGCGGGTGTTGCATCTTGATTGCTGCGGCGTGGGTCGCCGAAGTGGATCTGATGGCCCTGTTCGCTGCCGGTGCTCGTGAGCAGATGGCCGCCTTCATCGCTGAGGGCGTCCCACCGGAGACGAGCCGTGACTACCTGCTGGGACGTGGCCTTCGTGATGGCCTGCTGTGGGCAGTTGTGGAGACCCTAGCTATCAGCGTCGTCGGAACCACGCTTGCTGTCACGTTCGCCGTTCCACTCGGTCTGACCAGTGCCGCCACCGTCACCCATCGCGGCCCGTTGTACAGAAACGCCTCGGCCGGCCGTATCGCTGCCGGACGCGGTCTCTATCACACCAGTCGTACCGTACTCAGCTTTCTACGCTCCGTTCCCGGTATCGTCTGGGGGTTCCTGTTCGTTACCGCTATCGGCCTCGGCCCGTTTGCGGGCGTTCTCGCGCTTGCGGTCCACAACGCCGGTGTTCTGGGGAAACTGTACGCCGACTTTCTCGAAGACACGGACCCGATGACGACAGAGGCGGTCGCCGGGAGCGGCGCGACACGCCTTCAGGCGGTCTGTCACGGGATGGTCCCGCAGGTGACGCCGACAATCGCCTCGTACACGCTGTACCGCTGGGAGTGTACCATTCGGTCGGCCGCTATCCTCGGGTTCGTGGGCGCGGGCGGCATCGGATACTATCTCGTTATCACCATTCAGCGGTTGCAGTACGGGAAACTCTCGACCGCCATCCTCGCCGTGTTTGCGCTGGTCGTTACGAGCGACTGGCTCGGATCGCGGTTGCGGACGCGGCTCGGCTGA
- a CDS encoding 5'-deoxyadenosine deaminase — protein sequence MLLTGTVVADSETVLQDGAVVVSGDRIEAVGSRTELEAQYADHEHQSYDVLLPGLVGGHIHSVQSLGRGIADDTELLDWLFDYILPMEASLTAEEMEIAAKLGYLEMIESGTTTCIDHLSVAHADRAFEAAGEIGIRGVLGKVLMDQRSPDGLLEETQAALDESERLIQQYHGAYNDRIRYAVTPRFAVSCSEACLRGARELVDKYEGVRIHTHASENQSEIETVKEDTGMRNIHWLDEVGLTGEDVVLAHCVWTDESEREVLAETGTHVTHCPSSNMKLASGIAPIWDYRDRGINVAIGNDGPPCNNTLDAFTEMRQASLLQKVDQLDPTVTPAAEIFEMATRNGAKAAGFDKLGAIREGWRADIVGLNTDLTRATPLHDVLSHLVFAAHGDDVRFTMVDGNVLMEHGEVTTIDADAVRSKASTMGLEMDLEDERESAQEQKP from the coding sequence ATGCTACTGACTGGGACTGTTGTTGCAGATTCTGAGACTGTCCTGCAGGACGGGGCGGTCGTTGTCTCCGGAGACCGCATCGAGGCTGTGGGTTCCCGGACCGAACTCGAAGCGCAGTACGCCGACCACGAACACCAGTCCTACGACGTGCTGTTGCCGGGACTCGTCGGCGGTCACATCCACTCGGTGCAGAGTCTCGGCCGCGGCATTGCCGATGACACGGAACTGCTTGACTGGCTGTTCGACTACATTCTGCCGATGGAAGCCTCCTTGACCGCCGAGGAGATGGAGATTGCGGCGAAGCTGGGCTATCTGGAAATGATCGAAAGCGGGACCACGACCTGTATCGACCACCTGTCGGTCGCGCATGCGGACCGGGCCTTCGAAGCGGCGGGCGAGATCGGTATCCGCGGCGTTCTCGGCAAGGTACTGATGGACCAGCGCTCGCCGGATGGCCTGCTAGAGGAGACGCAGGCCGCACTGGACGAGTCCGAGCGGCTCATTCAGCAGTACCACGGTGCCTACAACGACCGGATTCGGTACGCCGTCACCCCCCGCTTTGCCGTCTCCTGTAGCGAGGCCTGTCTCCGTGGCGCACGTGAGCTCGTGGACAAATACGAGGGCGTCCGCATCCACACACACGCCAGTGAGAACCAGAGCGAGATCGAGACGGTCAAAGAGGACACCGGAATGCGAAACATCCACTGGCTCGACGAGGTGGGTCTCACCGGCGAGGATGTCGTCCTTGCACACTGCGTCTGGACCGACGAGAGCGAGCGTGAGGTCCTCGCAGAGACGGGGACGCACGTCACCCACTGCCCTTCCTCGAACATGAAACTCGCCAGCGGTATCGCGCCGATCTGGGACTACCGCGACCGCGGTATCAACGTCGCCATCGGCAACGACGGGCCGCCCTGTAACAACACACTCGATGCGTTCACCGAGATGCGACAGGCGAGCCTGCTCCAGAAGGTCGACCAGCTAGACCCGACGGTGACGCCCGCAGCCGAAATCTTCGAGATGGCGACGCGCAACGGCGCGAAAGCCGCTGGCTTCGACAAACTCGGCGCGATTCGGGAGGGGTGGCGCGCCGACATCGTCGGTCTGAATACGGACCTCACGCGAGCGACGCCGTTGCACGACGTGCTCTCCCATCTGGTGTTTGCGGCCCACGGCGACGACGTCCGCTTCACGATGGTCGACGGGAACGTGCTCATGGAGCACGGCGAAGTAACTACTATCGACGCCGACGCCGTTCGTTCGAAGGCCTCGACAATGGGGCTTGAGATGGACCTCGAAGACGAACGGGAGTCCGCACAGGAACAGAAGCCCTGA
- the yqeC gene encoding selenium cofactor biosynthesis protein YqeC: protein MQLAAALGLRSSAVVAFVGAGGKKTAMGQLTVEGTDEGYDVGYTTTTAMPPPSDLPLTLTSPDEWRADLEAREPPVAFARERVVDPARVDRKVRGFEVSVVEQLSDAGLFDWLLVKADGARKREFKAPGDGEPVVPSTASHVVPVASVAAVGEPLTTDVVHRPNRVADITGLHIGDAITPEAVGTVLTHPEGGLRNAPAEASVIPLVNKADTKTQQRTARDVLTHALSQTGRCSRGVITSFTSAVCEVVSATTVQEEQR from the coding sequence ATGCAACTGGCTGCTGCGCTGGGCCTGCGTTCTAGCGCCGTTGTCGCCTTTGTCGGGGCCGGCGGGAAGAAGACCGCGATGGGACAGTTGACGGTTGAAGGAACCGACGAGGGGTACGACGTGGGGTACACGACAACGACGGCGATGCCACCACCGTCTGACCTGCCGCTGACGCTCACCAGTCCGGACGAGTGGCGGGCCGACCTCGAAGCACGCGAACCGCCAGTCGCCTTCGCCCGCGAGAGGGTCGTCGACCCGGCGCGAGTCGACCGGAAGGTTCGTGGGTTCGAGGTGAGTGTGGTGGAACAGCTATCCGACGCCGGACTGTTCGACTGGCTCCTCGTCAAGGCTGACGGTGCACGCAAGCGGGAGTTCAAAGCGCCCGGTGATGGGGAGCCAGTCGTACCGAGTACAGCGAGCCACGTTGTCCCGGTCGCATCGGTCGCCGCAGTCGGTGAGCCTCTGACGACGGATGTGGTGCATCGGCCGAATCGGGTGGCTGACATCACCGGCCTCCATATAGGCGACGCGATTACGCCGGAAGCTGTCGGGACAGTGCTCACGCATCCCGAGGGTGGCCTCCGAAACGCGCCGGCGGAGGCGTCTGTGATACCGCTAGTCAACAAAGCGGATACCAAAACACAGCAGCGTACCGCCAGAGACGTACTCACGCACGCACTGTCACAGACCGGGCGGTGTTCTCGGGGAGTCATCACGTCGTTCACGTCGGCTGTCTGTGAAGTGGTTTCAGCGACGACTGTACAGGAGGAGCAGCGATGA
- a CDS encoding Rid family detoxifying hydrolase, with product MKRTISTTDAPDAVGAYSQATTNGSLVFTAGQIPMTPDGDLLDDEPIATQAEQALSNVEAVLASEGLEMSDVLKVTVYLDDIGDFESMNDTYAGFFDEEPPARSAVEVASLPKGVGVEIEAIATSD from the coding sequence ATGAAACGGACTATCAGCACGACCGATGCACCCGATGCGGTCGGCGCATACAGTCAGGCAACGACAAACGGCTCGCTCGTGTTCACCGCGGGCCAGATTCCGATGACACCCGATGGCGACCTGCTGGACGATGAACCGATAGCGACGCAGGCGGAACAGGCACTATCGAACGTCGAAGCGGTGCTGGCTTCGGAGGGGTTGGAGATGAGCGATGTGTTGAAAGTGACCGTCTATCTCGACGACATCGGCGATTTCGAGTCGATGAACGACACGTATGCCGGCTTCTTCGACGAAGAACCGCCGGCCCGGAGCGCAGTCGAGGTCGCAAGTCTGCCAAAAGGTGTTGGCGTCGAAATCGAGGCCATCGCAACGAGCGACTGA
- a CDS encoding phosphonate ABC transporter ATP-binding protein: MERPKGRRSGQQLVFDGVTKRFGGEVALQDVSLSLDAGERVAVVGPSGAGKTTLLRLAAGALRPDTGTVTFDGSSITGSTATLAYQGETLVDRRTALSNVLTGRLGALSRLRGFIEPLLPRHPEPALERLDAVGLAERADVPAKSLSAGERQRVAFARALMQDAAVVLADEPTANLDPNSRRNVIDVLNAALDRELLVTALHEVDLALEHFDRIVGVADGRVRFDTPAPAVTNDQLDALFAAGASTPDPDAKQARPEKESDGPVPRYV; this comes from the coding sequence ATGGAGCGACCCAAGGGAAGACGGTCAGGCCAGCAGCTTGTTTTCGACGGCGTCACCAAGCGATTCGGTGGGGAAGTTGCACTACAGGATGTCTCGCTCAGCCTCGATGCCGGTGAACGGGTCGCCGTTGTCGGTCCGTCAGGTGCAGGTAAGACCACGCTCCTCAGACTGGCAGCCGGTGCATTGCGACCCGATACAGGGACGGTGACATTCGACGGGAGCAGCATTACTGGTTCGACCGCGACGCTTGCGTACCAAGGGGAGACACTCGTGGACCGGCGGACGGCACTGTCGAACGTCCTCACTGGGCGCCTCGGAGCGCTGTCCCGGCTCCGTGGCTTCATCGAACCACTGCTGCCACGGCACCCAGAGCCAGCCCTCGAACGACTCGATGCAGTCGGGCTAGCGGAACGTGCCGATGTCCCCGCAAAATCGCTGAGTGCTGGCGAGCGCCAGCGGGTCGCCTTTGCACGGGCGCTCATGCAGGACGCAGCAGTCGTACTGGCCGACGAGCCGACAGCGAACCTCGATCCGAACTCCCGTCGAAACGTTATCGACGTGCTCAACGCTGCCCTCGACCGGGAACTGCTGGTCACCGCCCTCCACGAGGTCGATTTGGCACTGGAGCACTTCGACCGAATCGTCGGCGTGGCCGACGGTCGAGTCAGGTTCGATACGCCCGCACCAGCGGTGACCAACGACCAGCTCGACGCCCTGTTCGCGGCAGGCGCATCCACGCCGGATCCCGACGCGAAGCAGGCGCGGCCAGAGAAAGAGAGCGACGGTCCGGTTCCGCGCTATGTCTGA
- the phnD gene encoding phosphate/phosphite/phosphonate ABC transporter substrate-binding protein, translated as MRPTRRGFIGTAAALSLSGCLGSTTTPTLTVGVVPDVDPDTAIERNTELATYLSTELDVETELRTAADYAGMVQAMVAEQVDIAYYGGVSYILAHRRAGAKPVVVGSRNGQTEWHSVFIAPSESGLTGMADVVETASETELVFGDPLSTSGTVMPTYHLQTEYGLDTDAFAQVTHVGAHDATAETVGRTSGVVGALNARIYDRLRADDAVEGVRELWRTPGFPDYPWAVAPSLEVTTAEAVRTAFTTLDSKGRTDILDQQAVDRYVEVDHGAFTSLETAVEMAGIEQGGDE; from the coding sequence ATGCGACCGACGAGGCGTGGATTCATAGGTACAGCGGCAGCGCTCTCGCTGTCGGGCTGTCTTGGAAGTACTACGACGCCGACGCTGACCGTCGGTGTCGTGCCCGATGTGGATCCCGATACCGCCATCGAACGGAACACCGAACTCGCAACGTATCTGTCGACCGAACTCGACGTCGAGACCGAGCTACGTACAGCGGCTGACTATGCCGGGATGGTGCAGGCGATGGTAGCGGAGCAGGTCGATATCGCCTACTACGGCGGCGTGTCCTACATCCTCGCGCATCGTCGAGCAGGCGCAAAGCCAGTCGTCGTCGGGTCACGGAACGGACAGACGGAGTGGCACTCCGTGTTCATCGCCCCGTCAGAAAGCGGCCTGACAGGGATGGCCGATGTGGTCGAAACTGCAAGCGAAACCGAACTGGTGTTCGGCGACCCGCTCTCGACCAGTGGGACCGTGATGCCGACGTATCATCTTCAGACAGAGTACGGTCTGGACACCGACGCATTCGCGCAGGTCACCCACGTCGGCGCGCACGATGCGACCGCAGAGACAGTCGGTCGAACCAGCGGCGTCGTCGGTGCGCTAAATGCCCGCATCTACGACAGACTACGCGCGGACGACGCCGTGGAAGGGGTGCGAGAGCTATGGCGGACTCCCGGCTTCCCAGATTACCCCTGGGCCGTCGCTCCGTCGCTTGAAGTGACGACAGCAGAGGCTGTTCGGACAGCGTTTACCACTCTCGATTCAAAGGGTCGAACGGACATTCTCGACCAGCAGGCCGTCGACCGATACGTCGAGGTAGACCATGGCGCGTTTACTTCGCTGGAAACGGCCGTCGAGATGGCTGGCATCGAACAGGGAGGCGACGAGTGA
- a CDS encoding sulfurtransferase TusA family protein — MPRVDVRGEICPRPALIVRQALSDLDTGETLVVRGDYPPAEENLRRMCTTHGIDVTTAETAGKSDEFELELQVTEMASLSEA, encoded by the coding sequence ATGCCCCGCGTAGACGTTCGTGGTGAAATCTGTCCCCGTCCGGCACTCATTGTCCGGCAGGCGCTTTCGGACCTCGACACCGGCGAGACGCTCGTTGTTCGAGGTGATTACCCACCGGCCGAGGAGAACCTTCGGCGAATGTGTACAACTCACGGCATCGACGTGACGACCGCAGAGACTGCTGGGAAGTCCGACGAGTTCGAACTCGAACTTCAGGTGACCGAGATGGCGTCGCTTTCGGAGGCCTGA